In Stenotrophomonas sp. ESTM1D_MKCIP4_1, a single genomic region encodes these proteins:
- a CDS encoding tautomerase family protein translates to MPLARIDLRKGKSADYLQRVGEVIYQAMRAVGVPENDRFQVFQEHEAGTLVYDPGYLGVDRTDDFVCIQITWNEGRTVEQKKALYLGIADGLHAAVGIRREDVFINLVEVKRENWSFGNGVAQYVS, encoded by the coding sequence ATGCCGCTCGCCCGTATCGATCTTCGCAAAGGTAAATCCGCCGACTATCTGCAGCGCGTGGGGGAGGTGATCTACCAGGCCATGCGCGCGGTGGGGGTGCCGGAAAACGACCGCTTCCAGGTGTTCCAGGAACACGAGGCCGGCACCCTTGTTTACGACCCCGGCTATCTGGGCGTGGACCGCACCGACGATTTCGTCTGTATCCAGATCACGTGGAACGAGGGGCGGACGGTGGAGCAGAAGAAGGCGTTGTACCTCGGAATTGCCGATGGCCTGCATGCGGCGGTGGGTATCCGCCGCGAGGACGTATTCATCAATCTGGTGGAAGTGAAGCGGGAGAACTGGTCGTTCGGGAATGGGGTGGCGCAGTACGTGAGTTGA
- a CDS encoding DUF2946 family protein → MLLVLLAPLVSRWMAHGPAPAEAPVMAAMDHGAMDHSAHAGHAQHAMEGHHDHHAMAMTHDETARTPAVDPHAEHEMGVDCEYCLIAARLITLLVAVFLLLVPLLPVCRARLGTLLALPVSLAGTLGARGPPGVLAG, encoded by the coding sequence ATGCTGTTGGTGCTGCTTGCCCCGCTGGTGAGCCGCTGGATGGCGCATGGACCGGCGCCCGCCGAAGCGCCGGTGATGGCGGCGATGGACCACGGCGCGATGGATCACAGCGCGCACGCCGGACACGCGCAGCACGCGATGGAAGGGCATCACGACCACCACGCGATGGCGATGACGCACGACGAAACCGCCCGCACGCCGGCCGTCGATCCACATGCCGAACATGAGATGGGCGTGGACTGCGAGTACTGCCTGATTGCAGCGCGGTTGATCACGCTGTTGGTGGCGGTGTTTCTGCTATTGGTGCCTCTGCTGCCCGTGTGCCGGGCGCGGTTGGGTACGTTGCTGGCCTTGCCGGTCAGTCTGGCGGGAACGCTGGGTGCGCGTGGGCCGCCGGGCGTGTTGGCTGGCTGA
- a CDS encoding TonB-dependent receptor, whose amino-acid sequence MKTNPNVVALRWATLPALCACALYTAPAHADAADPTTLDTVRVVDTRHGELSASASAGSALGLSVLQTPAALTVIDRDKLEQRGDSNLNDAISRAGAISAMPHPGNGLSALSSRGFTDGASVMRLYDGLRQYGGVGVTFPFDTWSIERIEVLRGPASVIHGDGAIGGVINIVPKKPTRGAIENEISVTVGSEDTARLGVGSGGALTPALAYRVDVSGNYSGGWVDRGRNNDATFSGALLWQPSTDLQLTLTHAQGYQQPMRYFGTPLVEGRQLDALRHRNYNVADSEIRFRDRWTQLDALWTPTANVEWRTRVYQIDSQRDWRNAEAYVYNDATGLIDRSDNTQITHNQDQTGLTSTLRVQGRVGGLDNSFAVGLDANRAHFKHTNNTYAGSSGPVDPFHPVPGEFASDAPNLPRYRNSAEQYALFAEDHLTLTERWSVLGGLRHDRATIDRTDLISGAAAFSKTYSSTGWRTGTVFALRPTLSLYAQYSQAADPVSGLLMISPANGAFDLAKGRQFEVGMKQAFDGGEWTLAAYRIRKTGLLSRDPLQPDRRVQVGAQTSRGIEASLNWAFAPHWSLDANATVLKAEFEDFLETTGSPAVVVSRDGNVPPNVAERMANVWLSWQFLPDWTVAGGAHYVGKRYADNANTLELPGYSTTDLALTWQAAPRTRVSARLFNVFDKAYYATAYYTSTQWLLGADRRVEFTVDHRF is encoded by the coding sequence ATGAAAACCAACCCGAACGTCGTTGCCCTGCGCTGGGCGACGCTGCCGGCGCTGTGCGCCTGCGCCCTGTACACCGCACCGGCCCATGCCGATGCGGCAGACCCCACCACCCTGGACACCGTGCGCGTGGTCGATACCCGCCATGGCGAGCTGTCGGCCTCGGCCAGTGCGGGCTCCGCGCTCGGCCTGAGCGTGCTGCAGACGCCGGCTGCGCTCACCGTCATCGACCGCGACAAGCTGGAACAGCGTGGTGACAGCAACCTCAATGATGCGATCAGCCGTGCCGGTGCCATCAGTGCGATGCCGCACCCGGGCAATGGCCTGAGTGCGCTGTCCAGCCGTGGCTTCACCGATGGCGCGTCGGTGATGCGCCTGTACGACGGCCTGCGCCAGTACGGCGGGGTGGGCGTTACTTTCCCCTTCGATACCTGGTCCATCGAGCGCATCGAAGTGCTGCGCGGTCCAGCCTCCGTCATCCATGGCGATGGCGCCATTGGCGGGGTCATCAACATCGTGCCGAAGAAGCCGACGCGCGGTGCCATCGAGAACGAGATCAGCGTGACCGTGGGCAGCGAGGACACTGCGCGCCTGGGCGTCGGCAGCGGTGGCGCGCTGACGCCGGCGCTGGCCTACCGCGTGGATGTCAGCGGCAACTACAGCGGTGGCTGGGTCGACCGTGGCCGCAACAACGATGCGACGTTCTCCGGCGCACTGCTGTGGCAGCCGAGCACGGACCTGCAGCTGACCCTGACCCACGCGCAGGGCTACCAGCAGCCGATGCGCTACTTCGGCACGCCGCTGGTGGAGGGCCGCCAGCTGGATGCGCTGCGCCATCGCAACTACAACGTGGCCGACAGCGAGATCCGCTTCCGCGACCGCTGGACCCAGCTGGATGCGCTGTGGACGCCGACCGCGAACGTCGAGTGGCGCACGCGTGTCTACCAGATCGACAGCCAGCGCGATTGGCGCAACGCCGAGGCCTACGTCTACAACGATGCCACGGGGCTGATCGATCGTTCGGACAACACGCAGATCACCCACAACCAGGACCAGACCGGGCTGACCTCGACGCTGCGTGTGCAGGGGCGGGTGGGTGGCCTCGACAACAGCTTTGCAGTGGGCCTGGACGCCAACCGTGCGCACTTCAAGCACACCAACAACACCTACGCCGGCAGCTCCGGGCCGGTCGATCCGTTCCATCCGGTGCCGGGCGAGTTCGCGAGCGATGCCCCCAACCTGCCGCGCTACCGCAACAGCGCCGAGCAGTACGCGCTGTTTGCCGAAGACCACCTGACGCTCACTGAGCGCTGGTCGGTGCTGGGCGGGCTGCGCCATGACCGCGCGACCATCGACCGCACCGATCTCATCAGCGGCGCGGCAGCGTTTTCGAAGACCTACAGCAGCACCGGTTGGCGCACGGGTACGGTGTTCGCGCTGCGGCCGACCTTGAGTCTGTACGCGCAGTACTCGCAGGCGGCCGATCCGGTCAGTGGCCTGCTGATGATCAGCCCGGCCAACGGTGCATTCGACCTGGCCAAGGGCCGCCAGTTCGAGGTGGGCATGAAGCAGGCCTTCGATGGCGGCGAGTGGACGCTGGCCGCGTACCGCATCCGCAAGACCGGCCTGCTCAGCCGTGACCCGCTGCAGCCGGATCGCCGCGTGCAGGTGGGCGCGCAGACCTCGCGTGGTATCGAGGCATCGTTGAACTGGGCGTTCGCACCGCACTGGTCGCTGGATGCGAATGCCACGGTACTGAAGGCCGAATTCGAGGACTTCCTGGAAACCACCGGCTCGCCGGCGGTGGTGGTCTCGCGCGATGGCAACGTGCCGCCGAACGTGGCCGAGCGGATGGCGAACGTGTGGCTGAGCTGGCAGTTCCTGCCGGACTGGACCGTGGCTGGTGGCGCGCACTATGTCGGCAAGCGTTACGCGGACAACGCCAACACCCTGGAACTGCCGGGTTACAGCACCACCGATCTGGCCCTGACCTGGCAGGCGGCGCCGCGTACCCGGGTAAGCGCGCGACTGTTCAACGTGTTCGACAAGGCGTACTACGCCACGGCGTACTACACCAGCACGCAGTGGCTGCTGGGCGCGGACCGCCGCGTCGAATTCACCGTCGACCATCGCTTCTGA
- a CDS encoding PepSY-associated TM helix domain-containing protein, whose product MSLRSTAKRWTYLLHRWLGIGGCLLMLLWFVSGMVMLFIGYPKLTPGERLAALPVLDGAHTMKGLSVLPNAVQAEPESIALTTLRGKPVYVVRSGANVGVWSADTGHALLPVSAQRAELAAAAFAGGPAFLGAVRVDEDRWTHSRGLDAHRPLYKVEVGGPQPGSVYVSSHTGEVVLDAPYHQQRWNYVGAWLHWLYFLRMQSVDPVWTWVVIALSGLCTLAAISGIVVGVWRWRFRGRYRSGAKTPYVEPWMRWHHLVGLMASAFVFTWIFSGLMSMNPLQVFTTSAGTVDAARYRGAPVSLESAVAQPQALLHAAAKEGVAPVEVQWRRIGGELFAVLLDGRGGTRIVSLADGRLHVARALRMSWLQQRAQAMSTAPLRTFAILHTPDAWFYPRAPEAMNGAAVRRFPVAVADFGDAHATRVYFDLATGDPLLTLGHRERVGRWLFYFLHSWDLPGMLRQENTRLGVLLLLSVAGSGLCVTGVVIGYRRLRMKVRRRRH is encoded by the coding sequence ATGTCGCTGCGATCCACCGCCAAGCGCTGGACCTACCTGTTGCACCGATGGCTGGGCATCGGCGGTTGCCTGCTGATGCTGCTGTGGTTCGTCAGCGGCATGGTGATGCTGTTCATCGGCTACCCGAAGTTGACCCCGGGCGAGCGGCTGGCCGCGTTGCCGGTGCTCGATGGTGCGCACACGATGAAGGGTCTGTCGGTGCTGCCCAACGCGGTGCAGGCCGAACCGGAAAGCATCGCACTGACCACATTGCGTGGTAAGCCGGTGTACGTGGTGCGCAGCGGGGCCAACGTCGGCGTGTGGTCGGCCGACACCGGCCACGCGCTGCTGCCGGTGTCGGCGCAGCGTGCCGAACTTGCGGCGGCGGCGTTTGCCGGTGGCCCTGCCTTCCTGGGCGCCGTGCGCGTGGACGAGGATCGCTGGACGCATTCGCGAGGGCTGGACGCCCATCGGCCGCTGTACAAGGTGGAGGTGGGCGGCCCGCAGCCGGGCAGCGTGTACGTGTCCTCTCACACGGGTGAAGTGGTGCTGGATGCGCCGTACCACCAGCAGCGCTGGAACTACGTGGGCGCGTGGCTGCACTGGCTGTACTTCCTGCGCATGCAGTCGGTGGACCCGGTGTGGACGTGGGTGGTGATCGCGCTGTCCGGGCTGTGCACGCTGGCGGCCATCAGCGGCATCGTAGTGGGCGTGTGGCGGTGGCGCTTCCGTGGCCGGTATCGCTCGGGCGCGAAAACGCCCTACGTCGAGCCGTGGATGCGCTGGCACCATCTGGTTGGATTGATGGCATCGGCCTTCGTGTTCACCTGGATCTTCAGCGGGCTGATGTCGATGAATCCGCTGCAGGTGTTCACTACTTCTGCGGGTACGGTGGATGCCGCACGCTATCGCGGTGCGCCGGTGTCGCTGGAGTCTGCGGTGGCCCAGCCGCAGGCCTTGCTGCATGCAGCGGCAAAGGAAGGCGTTGCGCCAGTGGAAGTCCAATGGCGGCGCATCGGTGGCGAACTGTTCGCGGTGTTGCTGGACGGGCGGGGCGGTACCCGCATCGTGTCGCTCGCGGATGGGCGGCTCCACGTCGCCCGGGCCTTGCGCATGTCGTGGCTGCAGCAGCGCGCACAGGCGATGAGCACGGCCCCGCTGCGGACGTTCGCGATCCTGCACACGCCCGATGCCTGGTTCTACCCGCGCGCGCCCGAGGCGATGAACGGCGCGGCGGTGCGGCGTTTCCCGGTGGCGGTGGCCGACTTCGGCGATGCGCATGCCACGCGGGTGTACTTCGATCTGGCCACTGGCGATCCGCTGCTGACCCTGGGCCATCGCGAGCGGGTTGGCCGCTGGCTGTTCTATTTCCTGCACAGCTGGGATCTGCCAGGCATGCTGCGGCAGGAGAATACGCGGCTGGGTGTACTGCTGTTGCTGAGCGTGGCGGGCAGCGGGTTGTGTGTTACGGGCGTGGTGATCGGCTACCGTCGGCTGCGGATGAAGGTCCGGCGCCGCCGGCACTGA
- the smqnr gene encoding SmQnr family pentapeptide repeat protein, with protein sequence MPLNVHHKLRIAADQYTGQKVVDQQFHECDFSGADLTATEFVNCSFYDAESRTGCRFNGATLKEASFRGCDISMCHFNFIKALGLEISECRAQGADFSNASFMNQITTRTWFCSAFIKKSNLRYANFSRVTLEKCELWENRWDGANLSGASFAGSDLSAGQFEGIDWSSANFTDCDLTGSELGDLDLRVVNLRGARLDVQQVALLMQRIGITVVP encoded by the coding sequence ATGCCCCTCAACGTGCACCACAAGCTGCGCATCGCCGCTGACCAGTACACCGGCCAGAAAGTGGTCGACCAGCAGTTCCACGAATGTGATTTTTCCGGTGCCGACCTCACCGCCACCGAGTTCGTGAACTGCAGCTTCTACGATGCCGAAAGCCGCACGGGCTGCCGCTTCAATGGCGCCACGCTGAAGGAAGCCAGCTTCCGCGGCTGCGACATCAGCATGTGTCATTTCAATTTCATCAAGGCGCTGGGCCTGGAAATCAGCGAGTGCCGTGCACAGGGCGCCGATTTCAGCAATGCCAGCTTCATGAACCAGATCACCACGCGGACCTGGTTCTGCAGTGCCTTCATCAAGAAATCGAACCTGCGCTATGCCAATTTCTCGCGGGTGACGCTGGAGAAGTGCGAGCTGTGGGAGAACCGTTGGGATGGCGCGAACCTCAGCGGCGCAAGTTTTGCTGGATCGGATCTGTCGGCCGGTCAGTTTGAAGGCATCGACTGGAGCAGTGCCAACTTCACCGACTGTGACCTGACCGGATCGGAGCTGGGTGACCTCGATCTTCGCGTGGTCAACCTGCGCGGTGCACGACTGGATGTGCAGCAGGTGGCGCTATTGATGCAGCGCATCGGCATCACCGTGGTGCCGTAG
- a CDS encoding class I SAM-dependent methyltransferase: MSTFEDPQAVARYAEGPLRQVPGFLALQQMSQLLLAERVPLEGRVLVLGAGGGLELKAFAEAHPGWRLLGVDPAAPMLALAEQTLGPLMPQVELLAGYIDDVPDVRFDGASCLLTLHFLDAAQRLHTLRELHRRLRPGAPLVVAHHSVPADDAGKRRWLQRYVAFAEASGVAHADAQRTIEVMIERLPLQSPEQEVALLQQSGFEGVELFYAGFSFKGWVAYAG, translated from the coding sequence ATGTCGACCTTCGAAGACCCGCAGGCCGTCGCCCGCTACGCCGAGGGCCCGCTGCGGCAGGTGCCGGGCTTTCTCGCCCTGCAGCAGATGAGCCAGCTGCTGCTGGCCGAGCGCGTGCCGCTTGAAGGGCGCGTGCTGGTGCTGGGCGCCGGTGGCGGGCTGGAGCTGAAGGCCTTCGCCGAGGCGCATCCGGGCTGGCGCTTGCTGGGCGTGGATCCGGCCGCGCCGATGCTGGCGCTTGCGGAACAGACGCTGGGCCCGCTGATGCCGCAGGTGGAGCTGCTTGCAGGCTACATCGACGATGTGCCGGACGTTCGTTTTGACGGTGCCAGCTGCCTGCTGACCCTGCACTTCCTCGATGCCGCCCAGCGCCTGCACACGCTGCGCGAGCTGCACCGTCGCCTGCGTCCGGGTGCACCGCTGGTGGTGGCCCACCACAGCGTACCGGCCGACGATGCGGGCAAGCGTCGCTGGCTGCAGCGCTACGTCGCCTTTGCCGAGGCGTCCGGTGTGGCGCACGCCGATGCCCAGCGCACCATCGAGGTCATGATCGAGCGGTTGCCCCTGCAGTCCCCCGAACAGGAGGTCGCGCTGCTGCAGCAGTCCGGCTTCGAGGGCGTGGAGCTGTTCTACGCCGGCTTCAGTTTCAAGGGGTGGGTGGCGTACGCCGGTTAG
- a CDS encoding PLP-dependent aminotransferase family protein, producing the protein MSRSPSRIDSVIQAVRTRIAARLDGPGARLPSVRAQAAAMGVSVSTVVEAYERLAAEGVIAARAGSGFYVAGPLPPLALAAIEPRLDRVVDPLWVSRQSLETPAEHLKPGCGWMPSDWLYQDGLRRGLRRMARAEASALTDYASPLGLPALRQALQRRAAGLGIEAPLDQILLAESGTHAVDLVCRLLLKPGDSVLVDDPSYFNYHALLKAHQVQAIGVPYTHNGPDLYAFAEALQAHAPRLYITNSGLHNPTGAVLSAATAHRLLGLAERSGLTIVEDDIFADFELRPAPRLAALDGLSRVIHVGSFSKTISAASRCGYIAARADWIDALVDLKLATSFGGGHLAAHFMQIALTDSGYRRHMQAIRARLAEARKHTLRQVQRLGITPWLVPEAGLFLWCQLPDGRDAAALARQCLREGVVLAPGNAFSQSQRVADYVRFNVSQCQDPRIWRVLARALR; encoded by the coding sequence ATGTCCCGATCCCCCAGCCGTATCGACAGCGTCATCCAGGCCGTGCGCACGCGCATCGCAGCCCGCCTGGACGGCCCCGGCGCACGCCTGCCCTCGGTGCGCGCACAGGCGGCGGCCATGGGGGTGTCGGTGTCTACGGTGGTGGAGGCCTACGAGCGGTTGGCGGCAGAGGGCGTGATCGCCGCGCGCGCCGGTTCCGGCTTCTATGTGGCCGGTCCGCTGCCGCCTCTGGCACTGGCGGCGATCGAACCGCGCCTGGATCGCGTGGTGGATCCGCTGTGGGTATCGCGGCAATCGCTGGAAACCCCGGCCGAGCACCTCAAACCCGGCTGCGGCTGGATGCCGAGCGACTGGCTCTACCAGGACGGCCTGCGCCGTGGACTGCGGCGCATGGCACGCGCCGAAGCATCGGCGCTGACCGATTACGCCAGCCCGCTCGGGCTGCCTGCGCTGCGCCAAGCACTGCAGCGGCGTGCCGCCGGCCTCGGTATCGAGGCACCGCTGGACCAGATACTGCTGGCCGAATCGGGCACGCATGCGGTGGATCTGGTCTGCCGCCTGCTGCTGAAACCGGGCGACAGCGTGCTGGTCGATGACCCCAGCTACTTCAACTACCACGCACTCTTGAAGGCGCACCAGGTGCAGGCCATCGGTGTGCCTTACACGCACAACGGGCCGGATCTGTATGCCTTCGCCGAGGCCCTGCAGGCACATGCGCCACGGCTGTACATCACAAACTCCGGCCTGCACAACCCGACCGGCGCGGTGCTGTCGGCCGCCACCGCGCACCGGCTGCTGGGCCTGGCCGAGCGCAGCGGGCTGACCATCGTCGAGGACGATATCTTCGCCGACTTCGAGCTGCGCCCCGCCCCGCGCCTGGCCGCACTGGATGGGCTGTCGCGGGTGATCCACGTGGGCAGTTTCTCCAAGACCATTTCAGCGGCTTCGCGGTGTGGCTACATCGCCGCGCGTGCGGACTGGATCGATGCACTGGTCGACCTGAAGCTGGCCACCAGCTTCGGCGGCGGCCATCTGGCCGCGCACTTCATGCAGATCGCGTTGACCGACAGCGGTTACCGGCGCCACATGCAGGCCATCCGTGCACGCCTGGCCGAAGCCCGCAAGCACACTCTGCGGCAGGTGCAGCGGCTGGGCATCACGCCGTGGCTGGTGCCCGAAGCCGGGCTGTTCCTGTGGTGCCAGCTGCCCGATGGCCGCGATGCCGCCGCGCTGGCCCGCCAGTGCCTGCGCGAAGGCGTTGTGCTGGCGCCGGGCAATGCCTTCAGTCAGTCGCAGCGCGTGGCCGACTATGTGCGTTTCAACGTGTCGCAGTGCCAGGACCCGCGCATCTGGCGGGTGCTCGCGCGGGCGCTGCGCTGA
- a CDS encoding DMT family transporter — protein MERSASGWINGFIGVVIFAGSLPATRLAVLELDAGFVTAARASIAALLGLALLLALRQPRPARADLPGLAMVSLGVVVGFPLLTALALRQASSAHTIVFVGLLPLSTALFGVLRGGERPRPAFWLFSVLGSACVVGYAARNGIEGSLQADLLMLVAIVVCGLGYAEGGRLARHLGGWQVISWALLLALPVMLPLTVMLRPAAVAAIGASAWWALGYVAVFSMLVGFLFWYRGLAQGGIAAVGQLQLLQPFFGLALAAGLLHETVSTGMVLVTLAAVACVAGARRFSR, from the coding sequence GTGGAACGGTCGGCAAGCGGGTGGATCAACGGCTTCATCGGTGTGGTTATCTTCGCCGGATCGCTGCCGGCCACTCGCCTGGCGGTGCTGGAACTGGATGCGGGCTTCGTCACCGCCGCGCGCGCCAGCATTGCCGCGCTGCTCGGCTTGGCCCTGCTGCTGGCATTGCGGCAGCCACGGCCGGCGCGCGCGGACCTGCCTGGCCTGGCGATGGTCAGCCTAGGCGTGGTGGTGGGTTTTCCGCTGCTGACCGCGCTGGCCCTGCGCCAGGCGTCGTCAGCGCACACCATTGTCTTCGTCGGCCTGTTGCCGCTCAGTACCGCGCTGTTCGGCGTGCTGCGCGGCGGTGAGCGGCCGCGACCGGCGTTCTGGCTGTTCTCGGTGCTGGGCAGCGCCTGTGTGGTGGGTTACGCGGCACGCAACGGTATCGAAGGGTCGCTGCAGGCCGATCTGTTGATGCTGGTGGCCATCGTGGTGTGCGGCCTGGGCTACGCCGAGGGCGGGCGCCTGGCGCGGCATCTGGGCGGTTGGCAGGTCATCAGCTGGGCGCTGCTGCTGGCCCTGCCGGTGATGCTGCCGCTGACGGTGATGCTGCGCCCGGCGGCGGTGGCGGCCATCGGGGCAAGCGCGTGGTGGGCGCTGGGCTATGTGGCAGTGTTCAGCATGCTGGTCGGCTTCCTGTTCTGGTACCGGGGGCTGGCCCAAGGCGGGATTGCGGCAGTGGGCCAGCTGCAGTTGCTGCAGCCGTTCTTCGGGCTGGCACTGGCGGCGGGGTTGCTGCATGAAACCGTCAGCACCGGCATGGTGCTGGTGACGCTGGCGGCAGTGGCCTGCGTGGCAGGGGCGCGCCGCTTCAGCCGCTGA
- a CDS encoding ECF-type sigma factor: MTGSGSPADEGATTLLRRWSAGNDLSARDRLLQMLYAQLRGMAAVRLSGDAPGLLQPTMLVNEALMRMLDPGMAYNDRVHFLALAALKMRSVMVDHARAMGAAKRGGDQMHLTLDHADREGVDDSDAVDVLALDAALLALAEVDARASSTVEWMYFGGMRREEIAAAQGVSVPTVDRDLRFAKAWLKRYLGGTPTGDAGA; this comes from the coding sequence ATGACGGGTTCCGGATCGCCTGCTGACGAGGGTGCCACCACGCTGCTGCGGCGCTGGAGCGCGGGCAACGACCTGTCTGCCCGCGATCGTCTGCTGCAGATGCTGTACGCACAACTGCGCGGCATGGCGGCGGTGCGGCTGAGTGGCGATGCGCCTGGCCTGTTGCAGCCCACCATGCTGGTGAACGAGGCGCTGATGCGCATGCTCGACCCCGGCATGGCCTACAACGATCGCGTTCATTTCCTTGCCCTGGCCGCACTGAAGATGCGTAGCGTGATGGTCGACCATGCCCGCGCGATGGGCGCGGCCAAGCGCGGCGGTGACCAGATGCATCTGACCCTGGACCATGCCGACCGCGAAGGTGTGGATGACAGCGACGCCGTGGACGTGCTGGCGCTGGATGCCGCGCTGCTGGCCCTGGCCGAAGTGGATGCGCGCGCCAGTTCCACGGTCGAGTGGATGTACTTCGGTGGCATGCGGCGGGAAGAAATTGCCGCAGCGCAGGGCGTGTCGGTGCCGACGGTTGACCGCGACCTGCGCTTTGCCAAGGCCTGGCTCAAGCGCTACCTCGGTGGCACACCCACGGGAGATGCCGGCGCATGA